The Luteolibacter arcticus genome includes the window GCCATGCCAAGTGGCAATGTGCATGGCAGTAAGGAGTGTGGACGTTCCCTCCACATTGTGTCGACGGAACGTCGACACCCCTTATCCTTAGGCTGCGCTATCGATTCGAGCGTGATGAATCCCGCGGTCCCAGTAGGCTTGGGGTGCGTCAGCCGGTGAAGCCTTGGACGATGGGCATGCGGCGGCCCATGCCGAAGGCCTTGGAGGTCACGCGGAGGCCGGGGGCGGCTTGTTGGCGTTTCCATTCATTGAGATCCACGCGGCGCTGGACCCAGCGGACGAGGTTCTCCTCGTAGCCGTGGGCGACGATTTCGTCGGCGGAGAGGTGGCGCTCCACGTAGAGCTCGAGGATGCCATCGAGGATGTCGTAGGGCGGCAAGGTGTCTTGGTCCTTTTGATCGGGACGCAGCTCGGCGCTGGGCGGCTTGTCGATGGTGCTCCACGGGATGATCTCGCGGTGGCGATTGATCCAACGGGACAGCTCGTAGACGCGGATTTTCGGCAAGTCCGAGATGACGGCTAGGCCGCCACACATGTCGCCGTAGATGGTGCAGTAGCCGACCGCCAGTTCGCTCTTATTGCCGGTGGTGAGTAGCAGGTGGCCGAACTTGTTGGAGAGCGACATTAGGTAGAGGCCGCGGATGCGGGCCTGCATGTTTTCCTCGGTCACGTCCTCCTTGGTGCCCTCGAACAAGGGGGCCATCGAGGCTTTGACGGAAGCGAAGGTATCGGCGATCGGCACGGTCTCGCAGCGGATGCCGAGGGTTTTCGCGAGTGCCACCGAGTCATCGACGCTGCCGCCTGACGAAAAGGGACTGGGCATGGTGAGCCCGTGAACATTCTCTGGTCCCAGTGCCTCGGCTGCAAGGACGGCGGTGAGGGCTGAGTCGATGCCGCCGCTGAGGCCGAGGCAGACGCTGCGGAAGCCGCACTTCTTCACGTAGTCGCGCAGGCCCAGGACCAGCGCATCGAAGAGCTGGCCGGCCGCGACCGGCTGGGGAAGGGGAGCTTCGCCCTGCGGAAGCGCATCGAGATCGACGGTGAGGGATTGCTCGGAAAAGCCGGGCATTTGTATCGCAATCCGGCCGTCCGGAGTGGCGACCAGCGAGTGACCGTCGAAGAGCAATTGATCCTGCCCGCCGACAGCATTCGCGTAGATCACCGGCACGGCGGCATCCTTCGCCACCGCCGCCATCATCTCGCGGCGGATCTCCGGCTTGCCGAGGTGGAAGGGCGAGGCCGAAAGGTTCAGCAGCAGGTCGATCCCCTGCGAGCATAGCTCCTGCACGGGGTCGCGCTCGTAGAGCGGGCGGTGCAGGTATTCCTCCGTCCAGATGTCCTCGCAGATGGTGACGCCGAGCCGCAGTCCATTCCAGACGATGGGCTCGCATTTCTCGCCGGGCTCGAAGTAGCGGCGCTCGTCGAAAACATCGTAGGTCGGCAGCAGCGTCTTCCAGACCTTGGCGACGATCTCGCCGCGATGGAGGAAGGCGGCGGCATTGCGGAACGGCTTGCCCGGGCGACCGGCCTCGTTGAGATCGACGTAGCCGACCAGCAGGGGAACCTCCTTCACCTCGCCCGCCAGGTAGTCGAGCGCCTGCAGGCACTTCGGCACGAACTGCGACTTGAAGACCAGATCGCGGGGCGGGTAGCCGGCCAGCGACAGCTCCGGCGTGATCACCAATTCGGCGCCTTGCTCCAAGCACTCGCGATAGGCTTGGAGCAGCCGCTTCGCATTGCCGGGGAAGTCCCCGATCACCCCGTTGATCTGCGCGATCCCAACCTTCATGTGCGGCGACTCAACGCAGCCAGGGCCGGGGAGGAAATCCCAAATCGGTACAAAAAAGAAGGGCGCGAATCGCAAGTCCCCCCGGAATCACAATTCGCGCCCTTTCTGACCCATCGGGTTCTCTAGCTGGCGGCATTGGCCGAAATCCCCCCGGATTCAGAACCAATGCATATTGCCGTGCCGGATTGTCCGATGGCCGGGCAACGACACCGAAGCGCCGCTACCTGTGAATGAAATTGCCAAATAATCCGGGTTTGGAAAGCATTAATTTAAGTGAAAATTCACAAGTTGTTCCCAAAATTGGACATTTCACTGAAAATCAGGGACTTTTCGCGGGGATTTCCAGCGTGAGGCCCTTCGGCCGCCAGTAGCGGACCAAGGCTTCCTGAGTCGCGACCGCCGTTTCGGGGGAGAGGACGTCAACCGGCCGGCGGTTGCGAGGGGCGGCGGTGAGGATGTTGCGCAGGGCTTCAACTCGCTTGTCCCCACCGTGGATCTGGTAGTGGGCGAGCAGCAGGGCGGTGGCGTAGGCGTGGTAGCGCTCCTCCACCGGCAAGTCGGTGACGAAGCCGTGCCAGCGGCGGCCATCGAGCCCGACCAGATCGGCGACCCGGACCAAGGGGATGCTCGGATCGTCCGGGCTGAGGCGGACGCGCAGGTGCTGGCGGATGGCGCCGTCCATATCGGCGAAGGAGAAGCGCCCGGCTCCGGTGTGGGCGCACGCGAAGTATTCCGCAATGCCCTCCGCCAGCCACTGCGGCAGACCATGGTTCAGCCGGTGCATGCAGAGGTGGACGATTTCGTGGACGACGAGATCCTCGTCGTTGCGTGGCGCGAGTTTCGAGCGGCCGGCATCCGGGGGGCGCGAGAGATAGCCGCCATGGATGAGCACCAGGCCCTGCCGGGCGACGTAGTACCCGGCCGAACCCGCTGCCGCGCCGGCTTCACGATAGCTTTGGTCGGTGGAATAGATGGCGATGCGTGGGCGCTTGCCCTCCGGCGGGCCGAAGAGCGGCAGCGGGTGGGCTTTCACCACCAGCGCGGTGGTGTCGGCGACTTGGGAGAGGCGAGCGAGTTCGTTTGGCTTCAGGTCAAGGTCGCTATCGATGCGGAAGAACCGGGTGTGCCATACTTTCCGGCCGCCATCGTCCGGCTGGGCTTCGACGACGGCCGGGCCGGGAACGGTTTCGCGCGGCAGCGGGTCTGCCGCGGCGAGCGAGGCGAGGGCGAAGAAGGTCAGCAGGCGCATGGCAGGGAAAACCTCGGCGGTTCGGTGAAGTGTGCCCCGTCCGGAGGCATTCCGCAGGTCGAAATTCGACAATCCGCCCCGCCTGCCGTAACCGGTGCGCGTGACCGACGATTGGCAGACCACCCTCCGCGAGCAACTGGCCGCCCCCCAGGACCCATGGGTCGTGCTGGAGGGGCAGGGGATGGTCGAGGCCGCAATCGCCGGCTGGTGGGAGGTCGCGGGGGTGATGGTGGCGGAAGATCACTCGTGGGAAGTGCCGGTCTGGAGCGGCATGGAGGTGGCTCGCGAGGCCCCGGCGGAAATGGATCGCTGGGCCGATGCCTCGATTCACGGGGGTGTGCTCGGCTTGGCCAGGCAGCCGTCCGAGACGGGTGAGGTGGCAACCTTCCTCCGCTCGCTGGATGCCGAGGCGCTGCTGGTCGTCTGCCCGCGCTTGGATCATCCCACGGTGGTAGGGGAAGTCATCCGGCTGGCGGCAGATCACAACGCGGCAGGCGTTTTGTTTGGAGCGGAAGGGGTTTCGCCATTTCATGTCGAGGCGGTGCGGGCGGCGGCCGATGCGCTTTTCCAGCTCCCGATTCGCGTGGCGGATGGCGGGCTGCTGCTGCGCTCGCTCAAAGCCGCCGGGGTGGAGCTTTGTGGCTGGGAGCAAGCTGGGTTTTCCGGCGAGGCTGCGACTACCGGTCGCCGCGCGCTGGTGATGGGCGATCCGGAGAAGGGGCTGGGGCCGTTTTGGCGGGCTGCGTGCGACCGGCAGGTTGGCGGGGAAGTGGGGGCTGTCTTGAAGGAGCTCGCCGTAGAGGTTGGCGGATAGGTCCTATGGGTCACATGGGACTTATTTCCGAAGCGAGTGCGGCGACCGCATCAGGAGGATGGGCTGCCGACACGGATATCCGCAGCCTTGCGGTGCCCCGTGGGACCGTTGGATAGCGGATCGCTGGAACGAGAAAGCCGCGGGTTTCCAAGCGGGCGGCGGCTTCGAGCGCTGCTTCGTTTCCGCCGAGGAGCACCGGGATCACGGGGGATGGATGTCCGGCCGAGAGGACGGCGATGTTTTCGCGGAGTTGCTTCCGGCGATGATCGCCATCGGATGAAGTGATACGCTCCAGAGATGTCATCGCTGCGTGGGCAAGAGCGGGTGGTGGAGCGGTCGAGTAAACGAAGGATCGTGCGCGGTTCACCAGCAGATCGCGCCATGCCGTGGTGGTGGCGAGGTAACCGCCGGCAAGGCCGGCGGCCTTGCTGAAGGTGCCCATTTGGAAATCCACGCGATCTTTAACGCCGAGCTCTGCCGCAAGGCCCATGCCGCGTGGACCGAGCACGCCGAACGCGTGCGCTTCATCGAGGAAGAGCAGCGCGCCGTGGCGATCCTTCAGCTCGATGAGTTCTGTTAGAGGGCAAAGGTCGCCATCCATCGAGAACACCGATTCGGTGATCACGATCACGCGGGCCGCCGGTTGTTTCGCGCGGATGTTCTCTAACAGGCGGGCCAGCTTTGTGGTGTCATTGTGCGGGAACACGCGGATGGTGGCACCGGAGAGGCGGGCTCCATCGATGAGCGAGGCGTGGCAAAGCTTGTCGAGCACCAGCACGTCATCCTTTCCCGCCAGTGCTGGCAGGCTACCGACTGCGGTGGCGAAGCCCGAGGAGAATACCAGCGCGGCTTGCGTGCCCTTTGCGGCTGCCAAGGCTTCCTCTAACAGGTGATGTGGAGGCAGGGTGCCACAGACCAATCGCGAGGCTGCGGAGCCTGCTCCATACTTTCTAACACCTTCGATGAATGCTTCCGCAAGCTCTGGATCGGTGGCGAGGCCGAGGTAGTCGTTGGAGGCGAAGTTCCACAGCTCCCGTCCATCGCGCATCACCCGTGGACCCGTCGGCGAGTCGAGAGGCTTCAGCGTGCGCAGCAGGCCCGCCTCGGACAGATCGGCCAACTCCTGCTGTGGATCCGGCGAGCCGAGGTCAGTGCCGGAGCGTCGTGTCATGGCGGGAAAGGTAGGTGTCGATGGCCTCAAAGATACCCGGAGCGAAGGCGGTGCTTCCGCTCTGCCAGGGACGCCGGATCGTCACCGCGGCGGAGATCTCTCCATCGTCGTGCAAGACCGCATCAAGGAAGGTGCGGAAGCTCTCGTTGTGGGGATGAGTCGTGGAGAAGATCCCGATCCGGCCGACCACCGCGTGAGCGCCGTTGTAGGTGATCGCCGATCCGGCCTTGGTTCCTTCCTTGCGCGCGAGTTTTTCCAATGAGTCGCGGAGACCATTCCGAAGTGCGGGAACTGACTCTCCATAGAATGCGGCCGCGGTCATGCCCGCGCGCAGGGTGAGCGAAGCGAGTCCCGGCCATTCCCGCTCGGTGATGTCGACATCGGTCTTGACGTTCCAGCGGTCGCGGGTTTCGCCGATGGAGGGATACTCGCGCTTCGAGATGGCCGGCACCCAAGCCGGAAACCAGCGGAGCCGCCAAGGCATCTCGCGCGGGATCATCCTTCCGCCGCCGGACGTTCGAGCGCCCAGCGCAGGAGCTTTTCGGAATCGTTCCACACGTTGGGGGTGTTGCTCTTGAGCACCACCACGATGACCGAGCGGCCACCGAGCGTGCCGGAGGAAACCAGGCAGCGGCCGGCGGCATTGGTGGTTCCGGTTTTCAGGCCATCGCAGTAGGGCACGCGCTTGAGGAGCTTGTTGGTGTTTTCCAGCGTCTTCACGCGGCCGTCGCTGTGACGGAAGGTCGTGCTCTTCAGCGAGGTGAACGAGTGAATCGTCTGATTGCGCCATGCGGATCGTGCGGCGATCGCAATGTCGCGGGCGGTGGAGAACTGACCCTCTTGCGGCAAGCCGTGCGGGTTCATGAAATGCGAATTCCGCATGCCGAGTTGGGCGGCCTTGCGGTTCATCATCATGGCAAAGCCGTCCTGGCTCCCGCCGATATCCCGGGCGAGCGCGCGTCCCACGTCATTGGCGCTTTTCACCATGAGCACTTTCAGCAGTTCGCGGCGGGAGTGTACCTCGCCGGGCTTCAAGTAGAGCTTGGTGGGCTCGCAACGGGTGTCATCGGCGGCAATGGTCACCGGCTTGTCGATGTTGCTGTCCACGGCCACGAGCGCGGTGACGAGTTTCTGGGTCGAGGCGACCGGTCGCCGCTGGTCGGCGTTCTTTGCGTAGAGGACGCGGCCGGACACCGGGTCGATCACGATCACGCTCTCTGCGGCCACCGGTGGAGGGGGCGTCGTAGGGATCGCAGTGGTCCGCACTGCCTCGGCTTTCAGCGGTCCCGCCTGCGACATGGATCGCGGAGGCGGGGAATCGCCGCCACAGGCGGGCAGCAGGAAAGAAAGGGCAAGAAGTCCGAAAAGGCGGGCTCGGCGAAACATCGGGCGGATCATTCCCCGGACGGACCTGCCTCTCAAGGCGGGAATCTCCGAATTTCCGCTTGCCGGGTGGTGTTCATCCTGTTTTGTTCTCAAGAACACTGTTCAAAAAAAGCGATGAGCGAACCGATGACCCAGCGCCAAGGGGAGATCCTCGAGTATCTCAAATCCGCCCAGCGGAAGACCGGCGTGATGCCGTCCACCCGTGAGATCCAACACTATTTTAAATTCGCCAGCCAGACGGCGGCGATGAGCCACTTGAGGGCTCTCGAAAGAAAAGGGGTTATCCAGCGTCTTCCGGGCAAGGCCCGCGCGGTGGTTTTCCCGGAGGAACTCGACCGTGAGGAAATCGTCGATATCCCGGTCTATGGCCAGATTGCGGCCGGCATGGCCGGGGAGGTGGAGCAGGAGAAAGAGGGGTGTATTTCGATCGACATCGCTACTCTCGGAATTCCCCGGAGCTCCCGGACCTTCGCGCTGAAGGTCAGGGGTGATTCGATGATCGATGCCCACATCTGCCATGGCGACACCGTGATCCTGGAATTCCGCGAACCGCGGGACCGCGACATCGTGGCGGCGTTGATCGATGGGGAGACGACGCTCAAGCGCTTTGTCGTCAACAAGGGCAAGCCCTACCTTCACGCCGAGAACGATGAGTTCCCCGACCTTATTCCGGCACGCGAACTGATTATCCAAGGCGTTCTCGTTGCCCTTCTGCGAAAGGCTGCGTAGGATTTCATCTTCTCCCCAGATCGAGCTGGCTCCGGCGAGATACCCTCCCCTCGCCGGAGCCATCGGCTTGGTCTCGCGGTCGGTTTGGTCGGGGGAAGCGAGATATTGACAGGGCGGAGCGAGCTTTGCGGAGGGAGGCTTCCAAGGAGAAGCCAAGAGGGAGAGGAGCGGAGGGGGCTCGACGGTTTTCCCGGACCGACGTGCGGGAGATTTGGGATAGAGCCGCCGCACCCCGCATGAGGTCTCCCGTTGGGAGACGATTTTTGACCGCATGCCCTGGCACTTCGTGCCAGGCTATTATGAGCCGTCCCGTCGGGACGAAGAACGGACCGTCCTGTTGGGACGAAGAACGGACCGTCCTGTTGGGACGAAGAACGGACCGTCCCGTTACGACGAAAGGCAGCTATTCGGGTGGCTTTCCATTTCGTCGGTTTCGCTTGTTTTGTGGTTCTCCACCTACGCCTTGGTGGTGACGACGGATGCACCCGGGTGCTTCCCCGCAGCAGGGCTGCTGGCTTTGGGCGGCAGGAGGGCTGCGCGCAGTCCGGGGTTGAGACCACTGGTTTCGGCAGTGCGCGTTTCCGACGGCTGGGGCGGAGGTGAAGGGGAGGCGGAGCCGTGAGGTGCTTCTGCGGGCCAGAGGTTGTCCGGATAAAGGAGGTGGCCCGGACCACTTCCGCTGCGCTCCAGTTCCGCGGTCCCAGCGGAAAGCCATTCCGCCGGGTCACTGGCAACACGGGTGGTAGGCCCGGTCTTGGTTCGCGATGGGCTTTTTCCTAACCCAACCCTTCCGTTCAGCTCAGCTCAGCTCAGCTCAGCTCAGCTCACGGTTGCAGCACCACACCGGATTCTTCCAAGGCGAGGGCGGCGGCGCCGACCATGCCGGCTTCGTTGCCGAAGCGGGCGGGAAGGATCATGAGGTGCTCCTTGAAGGGGGCGGAAAGCTGGGCGTAGAGGTGCGCGGTGAGGGGATTGAACAGGATGTCCCCGGCCTTGGCCACGCCGCCGCCGATGATGACGGCTTGCGGATTGAGGAGCCAGCAGCAGTTCATGATCGCGCTGGCGAGCTTGGCGGCGATGCCGTCCCAGATCGCGAGGGCGGTTTCGTCGCCGTTGAGGGCGGCCTTTGCCAAGGCGGCAGGGCTGCAATCGGGAAGGTGGCGCTCGACGCCGGATTCGAGGTAAGTCTGGCGGGCATCGGCGGCGATCTCGTTGTTGCCGACGTAGTCTTCCAGCGCGCCGAGATTGCCGTAGGCACCGCGGCGGCCTTGCCAATCGATCGACATCTGGCCGATCTCGCCGGCTCCGAATTGGGCGCCGCGGACCATCTTGCCATTGGCCACCACGCCGCCGCCGACGCCGGTTCCGAGCGTCAGAGCAATCAGGTGGTTGAGACCGCGACCGGCACCGCGCTTCCACTCGGCGTAGGCCATGCAGTTGGCGTCGTTTTCCACCACGACCGGCAGGTTGGTCGCTTCGGAAAGCTTCTTCTTCAGCGGAATGGCCGTCCAGCCGGGCACATTGGTCAGGTTGTGGACGATGCCTTTTTCGAAATGGACGAATCCGGGGACGCCGACGCCGATGGCCTCGACCCGCGGGTGGCGGTCGCGAAGGTCGCCGATCACCCGGAGCATCGCCTCAATGAGCGCGTCCGGCCCGTCAAAGTCCGGCGTGGAGATTGCCGGAGCTTGGTCGATGATATTGGAGCGGTAGAGAACGCCGAATTTGACGGAGGTTCCGCCGAAATCGACACCAATCGAGAGAGGGGTTTCAGCCATGGTGCGGTGACTACCTTGTATCCACTCAGAGCGGTCTTGGCACGTACTTTTAATGGAGATTCCTGACAGCGGCCAGCCGGATGCCTTCGAGCGTGAGGTCGGGATCGACGTATTGGATTTCCGGCAAGCCTTTGGCAATCAGGCCCGCATCCCCGCCGGTGGCGACGATGATGGGATCGCCTTCAATTTCTGCGCGCAGCCGTAAAAGAATTTCGCGAACGAGACCGCGGTAGCCGTAAACGGCTCCGGCTTGCATGGCCTCGATGGTGGACTTGCCGATGGCGGCGCGTGGCTCGTCGATTTCGATCTTCGGCAGCAGGGCGGTGCGCTTGCCCAGATAGTCCTGCATGGCTCCGAGACCGGGGGCGATGACGCCGCCGCAGTAGGCCGGGCCGGCGGCAACCACGTCGAAGGTCACCGCGGTGCCGAAGTCGATGACAATGGCGGGAGTGCCATGGGTGGCCGCGACGCCGATGGCATTGGCGAGGCGGTCGGCGCCAATCTGGGCCGGGTGGGGGTAGTCGATGGTGAGGCCGGTGTCGCTCTGGTAGCTGAGCGGATGGACAGGACCGCGGGAGGCGAGGAAATCGCGGAGGATGCGGGCCTTCTCCGGGACGACCGAGCAGAGCAGGGAGCCAGTGAACTCAAATCCGGCCAAGGCGGTGGCGAGGCTTTCGGGGGAAATGTCCGGCGTGGGCAGCCAGGCGCGGCTTGCGGAAATGCCGGTGGCGTCCGCGATCGCGAATTTGGTGCGGGTGTTGGAGTTGTCGACGAGGAGCCAAGGCATCGGGCTTACCAGTTCGCGGTGTTGAAATAGCGGATCGAATCCGTGACGGGCGGCGGTCCGGACTCCTTGCGGATGGTGAGGGTGCCGTCGTTGAGCTTGAGGCGAAGCGGGCCTGCGAGGTCCTTTTCCTCCAGCCAGAATTTCAGGCCGATGCCGGCGTTCGGGTGGTCTTGGTCGCCCTCGAGGTCGGTTTCCGCGGGCTCGACCTCGCGACCGTCGGCGAGGATCAAGGCGACCGGCTTCATGAGGTCGTGGGATTGGGAGCCCGCCT containing:
- a CDS encoding NAD+ synthase, with amino-acid sequence MKVGIAQINGVIGDFPGNAKRLLQAYRECLEQGAELVITPELSLAGYPPRDLVFKSQFVPKCLQALDYLAGEVKEVPLLVGYVDLNEAGRPGKPFRNAAAFLHRGEIVAKVWKTLLPTYDVFDERRYFEPGEKCEPIVWNGLRLGVTICEDIWTEEYLHRPLYERDPVQELCSQGIDLLLNLSASPFHLGKPEIRREMMAAVAKDAAVPVIYANAVGGQDQLLFDGHSLVATPDGRIAIQMPGFSEQSLTVDLDALPQGEAPLPQPVAAGQLFDALVLGLRDYVKKCGFRSVCLGLSGGIDSALTAVLAAEALGPENVHGLTMPSPFSSGGSVDDSVALAKTLGIRCETVPIADTFASVKASMAPLFEGTKEDVTEENMQARIRGLYLMSLSNKFGHLLLTTGNKSELAVGYCTIYGDMCGGLAVISDLPKIRVYELSRWINRHREIIPWSTIDKPPSAELRPDQKDQDTLPPYDILDGILELYVERHLSADEIVAHGYEENLVRWVQRRVDLNEWKRQQAAPGLRVTSKAFGMGRRMPIVQGFTG
- a CDS encoding TrmH family RNA methyltransferase; protein product: MTDDWQTTLREQLAAPQDPWVVLEGQGMVEAAIAGWWEVAGVMVAEDHSWEVPVWSGMEVAREAPAEMDRWADASIHGGVLGLARQPSETGEVATFLRSLDAEALLVVCPRLDHPTVVGEVIRLAADHNAAGVLFGAEGVSPFHVEAVRAAADALFQLPIRVADGGLLLRSLKAAGVELCGWEQAGFSGEAATTGRRALVMGDPEKGLGPFWRAACDRQVGGEVGAVLKELAVEVGG
- a CDS encoding aminotransferase class I/II-fold pyridoxal phosphate-dependent enzyme; translated protein: MTRRSGTDLGSPDPQQELADLSEAGLLRTLKPLDSPTGPRVMRDGRELWNFASNDYLGLATDPELAEAFIEGVRKYGAGSAASRLVCGTLPPHHLLEEALAAAKGTQAALVFSSGFATAVGSLPALAGKDDVLVLDKLCHASLIDGARLSGATIRVFPHNDTTKLARLLENIRAKQPAARVIVITESVFSMDGDLCPLTELIELKDRHGALLFLDEAHAFGVLGPRGMGLAAELGVKDRVDFQMGTFSKAAGLAGGYLATTTAWRDLLVNRARSFVYSTAPPPALAHAAMTSLERITSSDGDHRRKQLRENIAVLSAGHPSPVIPVLLGGNEAALEAAARLETRGFLVPAIRYPTVPRGTARLRISVSAAHPPDAVAALASEISPM
- a CDS encoding D-alanyl-D-alanine carboxypeptidase family protein, with product MFRRARLFGLLALSFLLPACGGDSPPPRSMSQAGPLKAEAVRTTAIPTTPPPPVAAESVIVIDPVSGRVLYAKNADQRRPVASTQKLVTALVAVDSNIDKPVTIAADDTRCEPTKLYLKPGEVHSRRELLKVLMVKSANDVGRALARDIGGSQDGFAMMMNRKAAQLGMRNSHFMNPHGLPQEGQFSTARDIAIAARSAWRNQTIHSFTSLKSTTFRHSDGRVKTLENTNKLLKRVPYCDGLKTGTTNAAGRCLVSSGTLGGRSVIVVVLKSNTPNVWNDSEKLLRWALERPAAEG
- the lexA gene encoding transcriptional repressor LexA, which codes for MSEPMTQRQGEILEYLKSAQRKTGVMPSTREIQHYFKFASQTAAMSHLRALERKGVIQRLPGKARAVVFPEELDREEIVDIPVYGQIAAGMAGEVEQEKEGCISIDIATLGIPRSSRTFALKVRGDSMIDAHICHGDTVILEFREPRDRDIVAALIDGETTLKRFVVNKGKPYLHAENDEFPDLIPARELIIQGVLVALLRKAA
- a CDS encoding ROK family protein, which produces MAETPLSIGVDFGGTSVKFGVLYRSNIIDQAPAISTPDFDGPDALIEAMLRVIGDLRDRHPRVEAIGVGVPGFVHFEKGIVHNLTNVPGWTAIPLKKKLSEATNLPVVVENDANCMAYAEWKRGAGRGLNHLIALTLGTGVGGGVVANGKMVRGAQFGAGEIGQMSIDWQGRRGAYGNLGALEDYVGNNEIAADARQTYLESGVERHLPDCSPAALAKAALNGDETALAIWDGIAAKLASAIMNCCWLLNPQAVIIGGGVAKAGDILFNPLTAHLYAQLSAPFKEHLMILPARFGNEAGMVGAAALALEESGVVLQP
- a CDS encoding type III pantothenate kinase; this encodes MPWLLVDNSNTRTKFAIADATGISASRAWLPTPDISPESLATALAGFEFTGSLLCSVVPEKARILRDFLASRGPVHPLSYQSDTGLTIDYPHPAQIGADRLANAIGVAATHGTPAIVIDFGTAVTFDVVAAGPAYCGGVIAPGLGAMQDYLGKRTALLPKIEIDEPRAAIGKSTIEAMQAGAVYGYRGLVREILLRLRAEIEGDPIIVATGGDAGLIAKGLPEIQYVDPDLTLEGIRLAAVRNLH